The Prinia subflava isolate CZ2003 ecotype Zambia chromosome 18, Cam_Psub_1.2, whole genome shotgun sequence genome has a window encoding:
- the MGAT4D gene encoding alpha-1,3-mannosyl-glycoprotein 4-beta-N-acetylglucosaminyltransferase-like protein MGAT4D isoform X2: MTWAAQHLPKCRLRGLCRGKGLYLPQSEAEGRAGLCQGLYSGNSRGHLFTGPVCPGVRAGGRRSGARRCGHAKRPGDGHPCSGNAAVQRESWAAPPGERRGRTCPGPRRRGRAGQGRAGQRGRARPAVPGRRRRRRRRCGQRPREMRLRLGQVLPALCLGAAFPLLLWYAVWRGSPGNDLDMYQDQLLELHQRLLNAEKENKKRSHELSSALDAIKHIVARRMNMTKSHTGDVKWKDLNLSRKLPMHLTNMYYYLPHLQECEDAIFPNVIFGQQRTGVSLVMGIPTVKREKQNYLIDTLHSLLYQLSEEQEKDCIIIIFIAEVDAEYVKNVAESVRISFPREVQSGVLEVISPPASYYPDLSNLKKTFGDSEDRVRWRTKQNLDYSFLMLYAQPKGTFYLQLEDDIIAKPDYIESVKSFAAQQSQDWMVLEFSQLGFIGKLFKSEDLPLIVEFFLMFYKDKPIDWLIDHLLWVKVCNPEKDATHCEKEKSKLRIRAKPSLFQHMGIYSSLAGKIQNLKDKDFGKNLLHKAHNNPPAKLDTSLRIYEQYTLEKVYEGQDFFWALAPVAGDYIRFRFLNPLEIEKYLFRSGNVEHPGDKLFNTTVEVLPADETLRKELADNGSKFNYPATKDGYLKIGAFENGIAEGSISQSIGKIQAIRLSVTSDSPVWAILSEDRS, from the exons ATGACCTGGGCTGCACAGCACCTGCCGAAGTGCCGGCTGAGGGGTTTGTGTCGTGGAAAGGGTCTGTACCTGCCGCAGTCagaggctgagggcagggcagggctctgccaggggctTTACAGCGGGAATTCCCGGGGGCACTTGTTCACCGGGCCGGTGTGTCCCGGGGTACGGGCGGGCGGCAGGAGGAGCGGTGCCCGTCGGTGCGGACACGCAAAGCGCCCAGGGGACGGGCACCCGTGCTCGGGGAACGCCGCTGTGCAGCGGGAGAGCTgggcggccccgcccggcgAGCGGCGAGGCAGGACGTGCCCCGGCCCTCGGCGGAgggggcgggcagggcagggcagggcagggcagcgcGGACGCGCCCGGCCCGCGGtgcccgggcggcggcggcggcggcggcggcggtgcgGGCAGCGCCCGCGGGAGATGCGGCTGCGGCTCGGGCAGGTGCTGCCGGCGCTGTGCCTCGGCGCCGCCTTCCCTCTGCTGTTGTGGTACGCGGTGTGGCGGGGGAGCCCAG GAAATGACTTAGATATGTACCAAGACCAGTTGCTGGAACTTCACCAAAGACTATTGAatgctgaaaaggaaaataaaaaaagatcaCACGAACTGAGCAGTGCCTTAGATGCAATTAAACATATAGTTGCAAGAAGGATGAACATGACAAAAAGTCACACAG GTGATGTGAAATGGAAAGATTTAAACCTCTCCAGAAAACTCCCCATGCACCTTACAAATATGTACTACTACCTCCCTCACCTTCAAGAATGTGAAGATGCAATTTTCCCAAATGTTATTTTTGGGCAACAGAGAACTGGAG TCTCCCTTGTGATGGGTATTCCTACagtgaaaagggaaaagcaaaattacCTGATTGATACATTGCATTCCCTGCTGTACCAACTGTCTGAAGAGCAAGAGAAGGACTGCATCATAATCATCTTTATAGCAGAG GTGGATGCAGAGTATGTTAAGAATGTGGCAGAAAGTGTTAGAATCAG CTTCCCCAGAGAAGTCCAGTCTGGAGTCCTAGAGGTTAtttctcctcctgcttcttATTACCCAGATCTTTCCAACCTGAAGAAAACATTTGGAGATTCTGAGGACCGAGTAAG GTGGAGAACTAAACAGAATTTGGATTATAGCTTTTTAATGCTATATGCTCAACCTAAGggaacattttatttacag CTGGAAGATGATATTATAGCCAAACCTGATTATATTGAAAGTGTAAAAAGCTTTGCTGCTCAACAGTCCCAAGATTGGATGGTTCTTGAGTTCTCACAACTTGGATTTATTG GAAAATTGTTTAAATCAGAAGACTTACCACTGATAGTGGAATTTTTTCTCATGTTCTATAAGGATAAGCCCATAGACTGGCTTATAGACCACCTGCTCTGGGTTAAAGTGTGCAACCCAGAAAAGGATGCA acacactgtgaaaaggaaaaatcaaagttACGTATCCGTGCCAAACCATCTCTCTTTCAGCATATGGGAATTTATTCTTCATTGGCTGGGAAGATACAGAATTTGAAA GATaaagattttggaaaaaatctgCTACATAAAGCACATAATAATCCACCTGCAAAACTGGATACAAGCCTAAGAATATACGAGCAATATACCTTGGAAAAAGTTTATGAAGGACAAGACTTTTTTTGGGCTTTAGCTCCAGTGGCAGGGGACTACATCAGGTTCAGATTTTTAAATCCACTAGAAATTGAAAA GTACTTGTTCAGAAGTGGAAACGTGGAGCACCCTGGTGATAAACTGTTCAACACTACTGTGGAAGTGTTGCCAGCTGAT GAAACGCTAAGAAAAGAATTGGCCGATAATGGAAGTAAATTTAACTACCCAGCAACCAAAGATGGATACTTAAAGATAG gggCTTTTGAAAATGGCATTGCAGAAGGCAGCATCAGTCAGTCAATAGGAAAAATCCAAGCTATTCGTTTATCAGTCACTTCTGATTCTCCAGTCTGGGCAATACTGAGTGAG gaCAGAAGTTAA
- the MGAT4D gene encoding alpha-1,3-mannosyl-glycoprotein 4-beta-N-acetylglucosaminyltransferase-like protein MGAT4D isoform X1, protein MTWAAQHLPKCRLRGLCRGKGLYLPQSEAEGRAGLCQGLYSGNSRGHLFTGPVCPGVRAGGRRSGARRCGHAKRPGDGHPCSGNAAVQRESWAAPPGERRGRTCPGPRRRGRAGQGRAGQRGRARPAVPGRRRRRRRRCGQRPREMRLRLGQVLPALCLGAAFPLLLWYAVWRGSPGNDLDMYQDQLLELHQRLLNAEKENKKRSHELSSALDAIKHIVARRMNMTKSHTGDVKWKDLNLSRKLPMHLTNMYYYLPHLQECEDAIFPNVIFGQQRTGVSLVMGIPTVKREKQNYLIDTLHSLLYQLSEEQEKDCIIIIFIAEVDAEYVKNVAESVRISFPREVQSGVLEVISPPASYYPDLSNLKKTFGDSEDRVRWRTKQNLDYSFLMLYAQPKGTFYLQLEDDIIAKPDYIESVKSFAAQQSQDWMVLEFSQLGFIGKLFKSEDLPLIVEFFLMFYKDKPIDWLIDHLLWVKVCNPEKDATHCEKEKSKLRIRAKPSLFQHMGIYSSLAGKIQNLKDKDFGKNLLHKAHNNPPAKLDTSLRIYEQYTLEKVYEGQDFFWALAPVAGDYIRFRFLNPLEIEKYLFRSGNVEHPGDKLFNTTVEVLPADETLRKELADNGSKFNYPATKDGYLKIGAFENGIAEGSISQSIGKIQAIRLSVTSDSPVWAILSEVLIKTSEN, encoded by the exons ATGACCTGGGCTGCACAGCACCTGCCGAAGTGCCGGCTGAGGGGTTTGTGTCGTGGAAAGGGTCTGTACCTGCCGCAGTCagaggctgagggcagggcagggctctgccaggggctTTACAGCGGGAATTCCCGGGGGCACTTGTTCACCGGGCCGGTGTGTCCCGGGGTACGGGCGGGCGGCAGGAGGAGCGGTGCCCGTCGGTGCGGACACGCAAAGCGCCCAGGGGACGGGCACCCGTGCTCGGGGAACGCCGCTGTGCAGCGGGAGAGCTgggcggccccgcccggcgAGCGGCGAGGCAGGACGTGCCCCGGCCCTCGGCGGAgggggcgggcagggcagggcagggcagggcagcgcGGACGCGCCCGGCCCGCGGtgcccgggcggcggcggcggcggcggcggcggtgcgGGCAGCGCCCGCGGGAGATGCGGCTGCGGCTCGGGCAGGTGCTGCCGGCGCTGTGCCTCGGCGCCGCCTTCCCTCTGCTGTTGTGGTACGCGGTGTGGCGGGGGAGCCCAG GAAATGACTTAGATATGTACCAAGACCAGTTGCTGGAACTTCACCAAAGACTATTGAatgctgaaaaggaaaataaaaaaagatcaCACGAACTGAGCAGTGCCTTAGATGCAATTAAACATATAGTTGCAAGAAGGATGAACATGACAAAAAGTCACACAG GTGATGTGAAATGGAAAGATTTAAACCTCTCCAGAAAACTCCCCATGCACCTTACAAATATGTACTACTACCTCCCTCACCTTCAAGAATGTGAAGATGCAATTTTCCCAAATGTTATTTTTGGGCAACAGAGAACTGGAG TCTCCCTTGTGATGGGTATTCCTACagtgaaaagggaaaagcaaaattacCTGATTGATACATTGCATTCCCTGCTGTACCAACTGTCTGAAGAGCAAGAGAAGGACTGCATCATAATCATCTTTATAGCAGAG GTGGATGCAGAGTATGTTAAGAATGTGGCAGAAAGTGTTAGAATCAG CTTCCCCAGAGAAGTCCAGTCTGGAGTCCTAGAGGTTAtttctcctcctgcttcttATTACCCAGATCTTTCCAACCTGAAGAAAACATTTGGAGATTCTGAGGACCGAGTAAG GTGGAGAACTAAACAGAATTTGGATTATAGCTTTTTAATGCTATATGCTCAACCTAAGggaacattttatttacag CTGGAAGATGATATTATAGCCAAACCTGATTATATTGAAAGTGTAAAAAGCTTTGCTGCTCAACAGTCCCAAGATTGGATGGTTCTTGAGTTCTCACAACTTGGATTTATTG GAAAATTGTTTAAATCAGAAGACTTACCACTGATAGTGGAATTTTTTCTCATGTTCTATAAGGATAAGCCCATAGACTGGCTTATAGACCACCTGCTCTGGGTTAAAGTGTGCAACCCAGAAAAGGATGCA acacactgtgaaaaggaaaaatcaaagttACGTATCCGTGCCAAACCATCTCTCTTTCAGCATATGGGAATTTATTCTTCATTGGCTGGGAAGATACAGAATTTGAAA GATaaagattttggaaaaaatctgCTACATAAAGCACATAATAATCCACCTGCAAAACTGGATACAAGCCTAAGAATATACGAGCAATATACCTTGGAAAAAGTTTATGAAGGACAAGACTTTTTTTGGGCTTTAGCTCCAGTGGCAGGGGACTACATCAGGTTCAGATTTTTAAATCCACTAGAAATTGAAAA GTACTTGTTCAGAAGTGGAAACGTGGAGCACCCTGGTGATAAACTGTTCAACACTACTGTGGAAGTGTTGCCAGCTGAT GAAACGCTAAGAAAAGAATTGGCCGATAATGGAAGTAAATTTAACTACCCAGCAACCAAAGATGGATACTTAAAGATAG gggCTTTTGAAAATGGCATTGCAGAAGGCAGCATCAGTCAGTCAATAGGAAAAATCCAAGCTATTCGTTTATCAGTCACTTCTGATTCTCCAGTCTGGGCAATACTGAGTGAG GTACTTATCAAG
- the MGAT4D gene encoding alpha-1,3-mannosyl-glycoprotein 4-beta-N-acetylglucosaminyltransferase-like protein MGAT4D isoform X3: MYQDQLLELHQRLLNAEKENKKRSHELSSALDAIKHIVARRMNMTKSHTGDVKWKDLNLSRKLPMHLTNMYYYLPHLQECEDAIFPNVIFGQQRTGVSLVMGIPTVKREKQNYLIDTLHSLLYQLSEEQEKDCIIIIFIAEVDAEYVKNVAESVRISFPREVQSGVLEVISPPASYYPDLSNLKKTFGDSEDRVRWRTKQNLDYSFLMLYAQPKGTFYLQLEDDIIAKPDYIESVKSFAAQQSQDWMVLEFSQLGFIGKLFKSEDLPLIVEFFLMFYKDKPIDWLIDHLLWVKVCNPEKDATHCEKEKSKLRIRAKPSLFQHMGIYSSLAGKIQNLKDKDFGKNLLHKAHNNPPAKLDTSLRIYEQYTLEKVYEGQDFFWALAPVAGDYIRFRFLNPLEIEKYLFRSGNVEHPGDKLFNTTVEVLPADETLRKELADNGSKFNYPATKDGYLKIGAFENGIAEGSISQSIGKIQAIRLSVTSDSPVWAILSEVLIKTSEN; the protein is encoded by the exons ATGTACCAAGACCAGTTGCTGGAACTTCACCAAAGACTATTGAatgctgaaaaggaaaataaaaaaagatcaCACGAACTGAGCAGTGCCTTAGATGCAATTAAACATATAGTTGCAAGAAGGATGAACATGACAAAAAGTCACACAG GTGATGTGAAATGGAAAGATTTAAACCTCTCCAGAAAACTCCCCATGCACCTTACAAATATGTACTACTACCTCCCTCACCTTCAAGAATGTGAAGATGCAATTTTCCCAAATGTTATTTTTGGGCAACAGAGAACTGGAG TCTCCCTTGTGATGGGTATTCCTACagtgaaaagggaaaagcaaaattacCTGATTGATACATTGCATTCCCTGCTGTACCAACTGTCTGAAGAGCAAGAGAAGGACTGCATCATAATCATCTTTATAGCAGAG GTGGATGCAGAGTATGTTAAGAATGTGGCAGAAAGTGTTAGAATCAG CTTCCCCAGAGAAGTCCAGTCTGGAGTCCTAGAGGTTAtttctcctcctgcttcttATTACCCAGATCTTTCCAACCTGAAGAAAACATTTGGAGATTCTGAGGACCGAGTAAG GTGGAGAACTAAACAGAATTTGGATTATAGCTTTTTAATGCTATATGCTCAACCTAAGggaacattttatttacag CTGGAAGATGATATTATAGCCAAACCTGATTATATTGAAAGTGTAAAAAGCTTTGCTGCTCAACAGTCCCAAGATTGGATGGTTCTTGAGTTCTCACAACTTGGATTTATTG GAAAATTGTTTAAATCAGAAGACTTACCACTGATAGTGGAATTTTTTCTCATGTTCTATAAGGATAAGCCCATAGACTGGCTTATAGACCACCTGCTCTGGGTTAAAGTGTGCAACCCAGAAAAGGATGCA acacactgtgaaaaggaaaaatcaaagttACGTATCCGTGCCAAACCATCTCTCTTTCAGCATATGGGAATTTATTCTTCATTGGCTGGGAAGATACAGAATTTGAAA GATaaagattttggaaaaaatctgCTACATAAAGCACATAATAATCCACCTGCAAAACTGGATACAAGCCTAAGAATATACGAGCAATATACCTTGGAAAAAGTTTATGAAGGACAAGACTTTTTTTGGGCTTTAGCTCCAGTGGCAGGGGACTACATCAGGTTCAGATTTTTAAATCCACTAGAAATTGAAAA GTACTTGTTCAGAAGTGGAAACGTGGAGCACCCTGGTGATAAACTGTTCAACACTACTGTGGAAGTGTTGCCAGCTGAT GAAACGCTAAGAAAAGAATTGGCCGATAATGGAAGTAAATTTAACTACCCAGCAACCAAAGATGGATACTTAAAGATAG gggCTTTTGAAAATGGCATTGCAGAAGGCAGCATCAGTCAGTCAATAGGAAAAATCCAAGCTATTCGTTTATCAGTCACTTCTGATTCTCCAGTCTGGGCAATACTGAGTGAG GTACTTATCAAG